A segment of the Amblyomma americanum isolate KBUSLIRL-KWMA chromosome 6, ASM5285725v1, whole genome shotgun sequence genome:
TTAACTTATCTGCTATTAAAGTTAACACTTCATAGTCCGGAGTCACTACGCTAAATGAATCAAGCAGTTCACAGTCCATTTGTTCCAATGTGAAAATTGCAGTGACACCTCCGCGACCACAAGGGCGGTTGATGTGGTACGTATTTTAGCCCATTCTGAAGACATCACTCTAGTTCGTGCTTGATATTTCGCTGAACAGGATAACAGAAATGCTAAAAAAATTACTGAATAATTCTTCTAAAGAAAATGTTTTGTGGCGGACAGATCTTGCGTTTGGGTATACACAATTTATTACGGAAGACCTAAAATTAGATTCCGTAATGATCATGTCATCAGGTGAGTAAAAGGTGTGCTCATACATCTTTTCCTCTTCACTTCAGTATAGCACTCAGTGAAGACTTCATTTTGGCTTAAGGCGATCAAGATACTCGAGGCATTTAATCTGAATTGCGTTTGCCCCATCTATCATCGGCACAAGAACCTTCCCATGGGTATACCACACATATTTGAACTTGGCCTCTTTCGCCCAATTTTTTGTTGCTAGAAGCAGTTCTCGGTTGTGTCTCGTTAGGTTTTCTTGGTTGAAGATGTTTGGCTTACTGTCTTTTAGGTTTTTCTACTTGCTAAACCACGATTCCCTGATCGCCTGCCCTGTGAAGCGCACGATTATGCCGGGTATCTTATCTTTCTGAGCGCGCAGCCTGTGCGCCGAGACAATGTTTTGTTCGACGAGATGAGGCGTCTTGAGCTTGTCTGCTACCTCATTAAATATAGTGAGCAAGTGTTCATCTTTCAGGGAAGGAACACCATGAACTTCCAAATTAAGCTGCCAAATTTGTAAACTCAAGGTCATTTACTTCTCTTTGAAGTTGTACCTTAGGTGATAGGTTGTTTTTGTCCCTTTCCTCCAGTTCTTCACCTTCTTTCTGAGCACTTTAATCTCATTTTCTTGCTCACGGATTGTTTTCTTTTAAATCTTCAAAAATGGCACACAAGTGCGTGATAGATTCTTCCATAGCTTCCACTTGAGTTATGAGGACTGGTAGGCTTTCAAGCTTCATATTAATAGATGTAAGGATAGCCTTTATATCTCCATCGGCCTTGCTTTCATCACCACGTCACGCCGAGCTCCGACAATCTTGGCATCGCCACAATTTCTTGGCAGCGTCAGATTTCGCCTTGAAAGACTGTTCCGCTAGCCCCGCACATTTTCCGAAATGGTACTCCTGTGCTCACTCTGAACTACGCGTCCCTCGCTCTCATGAAAGACCACATTACAAGTGCAGCAGATGTTAGACATGGTTTTCACTGCGACGAGATGTCGCTAGAACCAACACAGGAAAGTACACTACAGGTCTTTGGCAGCGACCGCATCGCAAGCACGATCAAGTAGAAGAATATGAGTACAAACTAACCCGCACAGTTCCGATAGCAGAGTAAGTGGTGATGTTCGCacggtgctgctgccgcttccAAATGGCTGCTTCGCCAGGTGCTTCCGATTTATGTATGGTCGATGGCTCCGTCAGGCGCGCAGGTGCACTGAATGCTTGCAGCGATGACAGCGGCAGTGGTTCCGTGCGAATCTGATCGTGCAGGAGAACAGTAGTAGAACGGTGACTTGAGTGGCAGAAAAAGCCAGGCAGCCCACCGTGTCTGATAGGGCCGGGCAATGTCAGACAATCCATGGCAGGCAAAGACCGCTCTCTGTCCTATCTGTACAGTTTCGACAGCAGAGTAAGTGGTGATGTTTGCAAGgcgctgctgccactgccaaaACCACAAGAccgtctaccccccccccccccccctgaaagaACTACTGCTCACTTCCGATCTTCTGGTAAATCACCTCTGGACTAGAACAATCTGCCGCTGTAAGCCGTACACCTTATCAACCCTAtgaaattcaagaaaaaaatctgGGTCATCTTCTTGTAACTGGTAACTGTTATTCCCATTCCTCATGTAATGCCTCATGCTTGAGGCCTTTgaggaaaaacaaataaaaatttggAGAACACTTAAGATTCCCGTTTAAGAATAGAACGCACTGCCAGGCAATGCGTGGAACGTCCTCACCTGTTCGGCGCGACGGCTTGCCCTTTGGACAAGTCGCTCGGAGTCTCTCGGAGGTCTCTAAAGTGGCTCATCGACCTCCTGAGCATCGTCTGCAGTGACGATGCTCCCTGAATCGGTAGTTGTGTGTCTCCGTTGTGATTGTGAtttgagaggaaaggaaaggcgcagtaactgtctaacgTATCAGTCGACACCTCAACCATGTCGAGAGCGAAAGGAGGAAGTTTTTAGTCACAGATAAAAGACAAAGAGAGGCCATAATGAAGGTCTGCATCTCTGTTGGTGTCACATTCGTTGACCACAACAGCAAACTGACGCATACAACTCAGGTGCTCGGGAGGTACGGGTTCAGTGACATCGCAGTAGTTGACACCTGCAAATAACATGATGCACACAGGTTCGGTCACTgctgcctgcccgtctgaagcCAGAAGAGGTCGCGAAGGGTTGCACCCACGCTTCCGCCCGGTGGGGTGAAATCATCACGATATCACCGGGTTACGAGTTCGAAACAGTTGACGTCTTCAAAGGTTTAATCTTTTGGGCCCCCAATTTCAAATCCAAAACCCCTATTCGATGTAAAAGCACGTTAAATAGCCCCCGGTCGCCGAAGTTGCCAAAGCCCTCCGCTAtatacggcttccctcatagcctcagtcgtttCAGAACGAACTGCCATGAGCTGCGTTCCACAGCTCATGGCAGTCAATCGCAATGCTTTATAGAGTAGAATGCGATTTTTATGGGGTCCTGTTTCAGAATCTGCATACTCATAATTACTGATGTCGGCATCAGAACACAAAGACACTTCACAGAGTCAAAGACcgcaacgcattcactaggtatACTTTTTATTCAGTTCTAATTTATGGTCGTTTCCGCTTACCTCCACAAGATTTTTTAATTTGGAAATTCTCGTCTCTCTCGTTAAAATGTCAACAATAACAACCAGCGCCAACggcccacaacgccgacaccggattttctgtgaCACTAGCTCCCCAACGCTATTTCATTGAAACATTCATCAGCTCACTAGTACCACCGTATTTTTTGGAGTCCTTTGAGGCTTTATAGTTAGGTCTGGTATGCcgtctcatcatcatcagcatgaatTTGCTCTGAGTAGGAGAAAGGTCCTTTCATATCCTTCCAATTGTCCCTCTCCTGGGCCAGCTGTGGCGATCTTAGGCCCGCAAACTTCCTACTCCCATCCGCTTTATGCCGCCAGCGGCTACAATTTGCCTCTCTTAAAATTCATTACGTTACATTTGGTGACCATGCCTCCGCATTTAGACGAGAATATCAATGACGCGGGATTGTTCTCTGACCCATTCTGCTATCATTCGGTCTCTTAAATTGGCTCTGAATAGGCTCTCAATAAAGCTGCGCTATGCTGTATATGTGAAACTATGCCGCTTCACAAACATCCTTCAGTAAGAttgtttttttaatgcgttttgtcgaGCCCTTCCTATATGTGGCAAAAATTTGAATTGCCGCGTCTTCACGCCTTTCTCTCTTTTCCTACCATTTTGCACAGTAAAATGTCGGGGCTCCTTCGCCGGCTCCACCCGCTCTACCTCTCCGCCGGATGCCGACACGTGTGGAAACTCGCCAGGAGGATGGAGATTTCTAACGAGACTTCCTTGTGGACCTCTGACGAGTGCGGCCTCTCCTCTCGCGTAGTATTTGCGCCTCCTGACGTTACCATCGCGCTCAAGCCCTCGTTGCGCCCGACCCATCCTTCTTCCTGTACTGCGGACAAGCTCGAGGACCCCCGCGTGCGTCCCGCACCAACCGGCACCCTTCCGCCTATACTAGGGCTTCCCACCGTCCGTCGGCCGCTTAGGCGGCCGCGTTCCTACTTCGAGTAGGCCTCTCTACCCGTTGGCCGCTTCGGCGGCCGTATAGTCTACGCCCACCGGGACAGCTTCTCAGCGCAGTCGTTGTCAGTTGCAGCGGCGACGGCCCATTTTTCCTGCAAATCCGAGAGTGGTCTACCTGCTGCCCTCCGTCAACCCCACGCACAATGGTGTGAGTGGGGCCTCTTCGCGCGGCTTTCCGTGGCGGTTTCCAGCAACCTCGTAATGCTGCTCCCCTGCTGCAGCCTCCAGCGGTCCTCCCAGGCTCGTATCCTGCGCTCTTGCTACCGACCGCCGGAACTGGTGGCGCCAGCTGCCTGACACCTCTGTTGTGCTAGCAGCACCCTACGCGCCGTCGGAGGCGGCGGTTTTCAGCGTCCCCCGCCGTGCTGCTACTCCGTAGCAGGTTTCTGCGGTCTTCACCTGCTGCCACGTTTGCCAGCAATTGTGGAGGCCGCCTGCTGACAGCCCCAGCTGCCCTGCACTCCTTGCTGCGCCTCTGTCTAACCTTGGGGCTGGTCGGAGGCCATGATGATTGCCTCCAGCAAGCGCCACCACCAGCGCGCTGCCATTCATCTCCCTTCCTTGGtgccgatgctgctgcttttgcgaAAGTGCTGCCTGGGGATTGCGAACAACCAGCTGCCCCCATGATTCCCGGAATACGAGAAGCTCAGCGACGACGGCGACAGAATCCCTCCTCCATCCCCATACACTTCCCCAATACCTTGTCCCTGCACGCCAAGAGTGATCCCGCGAATTAGGCCCGCCAGTGCGGCCGCGGGCAGCGAACGGGCTATAGCCGTCCCAGCTGCTGAGGTACGTATTTGCACGATATGACAACGTGTGCCAGGCTTCGCGCGTACGCCCGACAGCGTAGGTTGCCGTGAGGTGTGGCAGCGCAAATTTTTCAAAGTGAATTGTGAATTATCCACTCGCTTTTGAGGTATCATACGTGGCATGAAAGCACGGTTGCCTGTCGTCTACTTAGTGAAAACATTTTATAGCAAACTACAAACATCCTTTTCTAGAGCCCTTTAACGCTACACCTAGTGTTTCCTTTCCGTAGACAACAGGGTACATTTATGGTTGAAGCTCTTGCCTGCTCTTCTTCAGAGAACTATTCTCAGTCTTAACCGTATATATTAGGCATGCACTGTTAAACCATTTAGCCCAGCTTGCGATTATTACTCAAGAAAAAGGCAATTTGAGGTTGGCCTCTATTTATAGTTCATAGCGTTGTAGGGATTAAGGGGAAATTTTCACTGAAGAGATAGTTCTTTAAGCTGGAGGAGGTCAGCAAGGAAAATTCAAAAAATCTTCGCCATCAGCGTTCTGAAATACGCTCAGTTTCCAAATTAAATTGCCCTCCACATCGAGACGCAAATTTTTCCTTTATTCTCGGGAGGCATAGCGCTCGAACCTTCTCCCAGTTCGTGGAGGAACGCTCCGGCTCTTTGGCGTTCTGTCCATGCTCGTGGGTAAATTAAAATTTGGTTGCTggagaacggaaatggcgcagtgtctatcACATCTCGGCACACACCTGAACCTCACCGTatggaaagggataaaagagggaataATTTTACGACCTACCGTTCAgctctgcctgtctgactcattgatcatgatttgcaattcatctcctcagtgacacagcaaggcgatgtcatcagcgaatcagccgccactgtggctgagtggttacggcgctcggctgctggcccgaaagacgcgagttcgatcccggccgcggcggtcgaatttcgatggaggcaaaattctagaggcccgtgtactgtgcgatgttagtacacgttaaagaactccaggtggtagaaatttccggagcccttcactacggcgtctctcatagcctgagtagagATGCAAAATATCTAGAAATTTTGaatggcatgaaaaaaactgtttttttttcagggatttcttcatgaaaaattggaaattttGCAAAACgtgacaaaaacaaatttatttgcaAAAACACAGCGATCAATAATAATGCTCCGAAGTTGAGTCGAATATGCAGTTGTAGATGTCATATTGTGAAACGAACTTCTTGTTCTATTGCACCGCGAAGATAAATAATGATTTGCACTTGAGGCGAATATGAAGGTATAAATATCATATTTGTGGAACGAACTTCTTGTTCTATTGCACCGAGAATGGGAACATGAAACCTGATCTATAAGTCACCCCATATGCGACTCAGAATCACTGTCGCTGGATGCGGCACTACGCGCAGAAGCAGGGATTGAAGTTGTGTCCACAGCTAGGTTCGACTGCACATACACAAGCTTTCGAACGCGTTCCCCTGAAAGCCTGTTGCGAATCCTTGTATGGACGTTTCCGAAACGTGACCAGTTTCGTTCGCAGCTGGCGGATGATGGTGGTATCTGCAGCAGTCGGCAAGCCAGAGGAGTTAGCGGCTGGTTGGTGCAAAGGCCTTGCCACCAGGTAGATGGGGCCACGTGCTTCGCTGAGTCCCAGACCCCTGTCCTGGACCATGTTCCTGCGGATGTCCTGTACTCTGCTACGTTGGAAAACAGTTTACCGATGTCCAGTGAAAGGTGCCCTGCTTGCTGAGATATCCACTCAAAACTGTCTGCAATCTGCGCATCGTCCAGGTGTCTTCCTCTATATCTTGCATCCAGCAAATTAGCAGCAATGTGGACTGGTCGCAAACAAAGCTTTTCGCGCCTGGTGATCATTTCTTTCGCTCGAATCTGTTCCTCGCTTGTCAATGCGGAGGTCGCCAGGTTTGCTGCAAGTTCAATTCTAATGGAATGGAAGGCTTCTGGAACGTCGGACAGCAGAGCATTGTCCGACTCTAGTGAGGTTATGGCTGACGCAATTGGTGTAATGAGGAGCAGGCAGCTTTGCACGGACTTCCAGAAAGCGTCTTCGTCCAAAACAGTTTCTCGCACGGACTTATTAACTTTGAGGTCACTTAATATCACGGTCTGCTGAAGGGATTCCTTGTTTCTCAAGAGGCTTTGAAGTGACAGAACCATGCCTCCCCACCTTGTTTTGCTCGGAAGCTTTAGAGTTTCGGACCTCCCTTTACCATCTATTGATTCTTGTTTCTCCTGCAACGTCGCAGCAACGATGTGGGTACGCTTCACGTACTTTATAACTTGCCTTGCCGTACTATGGACATCCTCCAATGTCTTTAGTTTCATCAAATCATTCAAAAGCACGTTCAGGCCGTGAGCTGCACATCCAATGCATGTgatatgctcgtatttgcttgcaaCAATACTGCAGGCTGCTTGCATGTTGCTGGCATTGTCTGTGACTAGCGCCACTACTTTATCGCTTCCCAGCGATTCAATCACTTTGCAGATCTCGGCAGCAACATACACCGCAGTGTGACGATTTTGACCTGTTTCAACAGCTGAGTAGAAGAATGGCTTTGGCGTTGCCACGACGAAATTCATGACTGCCTCGCCACGAATGTTCGTTCATCCATCTGTCAACAGTGTCAGACACGAAGCGTTTCTCACGGTTTGCTCGACGTGTTGCTTCACTCGAGTGTACTCCGAGTCCAGCAGAGGTCCACTCAGAAGGTGTCGAGAAGGCAGAGAATACGACGGTCGAAGCATCTTAAAAGCTGCTCTCCAAAGTTCATTCTCAGTCACAGAGAGAGGCACATTGCTTGAGTAGATCGCTCGAGCCAAGGCAGTGTCGATTTGGCTTTGCTGCTCTGGAGTCATGCGGTCTACAAAAGGCGCAATACTTTTGATTTTTTTGGCAATGGCTGCTCTTCATCGTGTTTGCAGAATTCTGACTCACTTGCTTCAATTGATGACTGAGTTGACACACCAGCAGGATGTTTGGCGTTCGTTTCCTTGCTGCAAATTTCCTTGATGTCCAGCGGGCATTTCTTACACGCCAACAGGCGCCTTGTCAAACGTGTGGCGTTCGGAAATCCATGCTGAACACTGCAGTACTTGCATACTGCTCGCTTTGTCCCGCCAGTGGACGTTTCGCACACAGAAAAGTGTTCCCAAACTTTCGACCGCGGGCGAACCATTGTCACAGCCAGAACCGTGTACCACACTAACAAAGCGGCATGCACTCCGAGTAATCGTGCTTGCGTTTGTTTTCTCAGAATACAGATGGCAGCACTCTGCAGCCCTGTCCACTGTAGACGATATTGGCTGTAGTAGTTAATGGTTCAGCTTTGTTGCGCCTACATTTCGTTAGATGGCAGTGCGAGTCCATCACGCTTGATCTCGCTTAGTGTTACCAGAGTTTCAGGTGTTACTGTGTAGCCGTCCTACCCAGAAAGCAAGGTTTCTATTTGGCTAAAACCGATTACGTGCACAGCAGCCTATGTTATTTATGCCGTGTGTGTCGCGCTGTAGAATTTGCAGCCATTCTAGTCTACTTCAGCCGTGAGTTCAAGTATCAGTGTGTTTTTAAGTCAAGCCTCGATCTTATATGTGACCTGGCCTTCAACCCGCGTACTCGCAGCACGAACGTTTTAAAACCACTGCCTGGCACCGGCGATGGCGGCTGCTCTCCAATCGTTCAAAGATGCACGCTGTAATGATTTTCACAGCAAAAACCTAAACTGAAAGCAAGCAATCATAAAACCTTGAAATTGCATTGTGaaattttcgattttttttcccattttttctcgtctgaaaaaaacgaaaaaaaccggttttttttccaaaattgcagtgtttttttcagGCCTTCACATCTctaagcctgagtcgctttaggacgttaaacccccctgaACCAAATCAATCATCAGCGAAACGCATATTATTTTCgtactctccattaactcttatctctaactgtttccaattcaggcctcgaaatacctcatgtaaacaggcggtgaacagcattggcgagatcgtgtctccctgcctgacacccttccttaatgGAATTTTGTTGCTTCCTCTATGGAAAACTATGGTAGCTATGCGGTTGCTAAAGACATCTTGTATTTTCACATCacgctcttctacaccctgattccgcaatgcctgcttgACTGCCGAGGTTTTTactgagtcaaacgctttctcgtaaacaataaaggctatatatagggttaTATATGGGTGTTGGATGATTGATTGTGTCAAtattatctattgtggaatatcatttGCTAAAGAATTCCTGATcacttggttgattaaagtctaaaatTGCCCTGACgctattagcgattacctaagTAAATACATTGTAagaaacggacagtaagctgattggtctgtaatttttcttgtccttggcgtctcctttcttatggattaagagaatgtttgcgttcttccaagcatcTGGCACGGTCgacgtcataaggcattgcgtagaGAGGTTGGCTAACTTTTCTAGCAGAATTTGCCCTCCGACCTTCAACAGATttgctgttacttgatcctcaccagccgctttttctttttgcattgcttctaacgCTTTCTtaacatcctcttttgttgctaatgggatgacgcattgctgttcgctGCAGAGTTtgtgagggaacgaacgcgggttaatgacatcctagtcaagatcaagaggaagaaatgggcttgggcagggcatataatctgaagggaagataaccgctgatcattaaaggtaacggagtagatcccaacagaaggcaagcgtagcaggggcggaagaaagttgggtgggcggttgagattaagatgtttgcgggcATAGATCGggtgcagctggtaaaggacagggttagaggaacatgggagaggtctttgaaATTAAGTGAGCGCAGTCAAGTTGATTATGGTGATGACTGGATGCCTCGGTGGCGAAAAAGTCCTGCTGACTCTGGTTGAAGCCAAAGGATAGCAGGTTGCCCGGAACCAGTTCAGATGGTTGTACCTACCCGCCATGGCAGGTGGGTAAGTGGAAACAAGGTTTCCCGGCAGCTGCAATCAAGTGTCAGGCAAGCTAAATCAATGTGGAAAGAATGAAATGATGCCACACTATTTGACTGCTAAAAGGAAACATGTGACACGGTAGCTATAGCTCAGTGGGGCACAGTGTGCCAACGATGACGCGATTTTGCTAGCTTACTTTCGTCCTATTAATCTTAACGTAGCAAATCATTTATTGTTCGTTTTTTCTTGTGTTCCCTGTTGGTTAACCCACAAGCACAGCTGGGAGTTAAAAGTCGGCCCATCTCCCTGAACGTTAGGCTTCCTTCCCTGCATGCCAGCGTATACTAAGTAATTTTTGTTAGTGTCGTGTTAGAAAAGTCATTTCTTTAACCGAACCGAATAGGAATAGCGTATCTTTGCTGCTGAATTCAGTTCTCATCGAGTATTTATGCTAATAATAAATACTTGGTCGAATATTTGCAGAAAACGAGCAGTTGTGCGGATCACTGTGGTGCCAGAGGCTGTGCTTTGGCACGGTGCAATGAATAATGTAGTTAATGATGTTACTGTTAAAATAGGCGCCACCAATCTCCGCCGAGGGGTAAAAACACGATGCCGTTATATTTGCTGTGTGACCGTTAAGCCATACCATAAGGAAAATTACCTTCTGCTTCTGACGACGAGAAAGGACATCAAACCCGCTCATTGCATTTCCTTTAATAATCAATTTAACGCTGGATACTCTGAGCAAACGTGCCCCAAAACACAACAATAGCTTTTTTCCAGATTAACCCGTCTTTAGAATGGCATTCCATCTGATGtcgccaccatcatcagccttaatGGCTTCAAAACTGCCTTCGACGACCGCCAGTGGTCATAGACACCCATAGCACTCTTGTGTCAGCCCACCAGTGAGGTAATGTCCTTTGTGAACGTTTTCGGAACACAAAACTAGAGGCACTCCTTAGTTCCTGAAGCAAGCCATTGCCGCCTGTGAGCCGTGGGCTCCTAAATCGGGCAAAAGAAAAGTTTCTGATCTGGCCTGAGCATTGCCGCGTAGTCCAGTGTTAGGGGTCGTGAATAAACTCGAGGAAATTATTCGAAAAGTGAAGAACATATTCTAAtcatttcgaataattttgaacaatCAGTAACTGATCGCTTCTCAAAATCAAAAGAAGGATATTCGATTCTTTGGGAAAATTTCTTGAATATTCGCCTATGACTTACATTCACGCTTCGCTCACATGCCTCGCCTCTGCAGACAGACGGCAGCGAATGCTAAAAGGAAAACTGttactttctcttttttttcgggATCTGATTTTGGATTATGGCAGAGTTTATGCGTGCAAaatcaaaaagtaaaaaaaatgcatggAAAACAGCGGCAATTACAGCGAACACGTATTTGAAATGTTTTCTCACAACGAGCATCTCTCGATTGCAAAGAAGCAGGCTGCGTACAATTTGCATACCGCCGGAACAAACTAACGCCAACAAAGACTTCCTTGACTGGGCGACCATTCGGCAGGTGCGACCAGCAGAATAACCGGTTCCGCGAAATCCACAGCTGCGAAATTCTATAGTAGTTATTACGCAGTCCAATTTCTTAAAACATTATCCACCAGCAATGCCTCAGTTTTCGACTTAGGAGCGTTCAAGTGTTTACATTGGTGCGCTCAGCAAACGTGAAGACCAAATCCAAGCATCCGTGGATGTCTGGAAACAtcccttggatggatggatggatggatggatggatggatggatggatggatggatggatggatgaatggatggatggtggatggatggatggatggatggatggatggatggatggatggatggatggatggacggccggacggacggacggacggacggacggacggatagatggatggacggacggacggacggacggacggacggacggacggatggatggatggatggatggatggattgatggatggatggatggatggatggatgatggatggatggatggatggatggaaggatgggtggatggatggatggtaggacggaaggatggatggatggatggatggatggatggatggatggatggatggatggatggatggatggatggatggatggatggacggacggacggacggacggacggatggatggatggatggatggaaggatggatggatggatggatgaatggatggatggatggatggatggatggatggatggatggatggatggatggatggatggatggatggatggatggacggacggacggacggacggacggacggacggatggatggatgaatgaatggatggatggatggatgaatgaatggatgaatggacggatggatggatggatggatggatggatggatggatggatggatggatggatggatggatggatggatggatcggtggatcgatggagggatggatggatggatcgtcccctttgaaacggggtgacgGCTATTGCGCCATGCtcgattttttatttttgattaactgtgttgtaagttgttATTAAAACTCGCCTTTTTAAATACGTCTTCCATCATTTCTAACCTTATGTAACCTCGCTGCTTATGAGCCAataatcttccaatcgctttttgcgaatttccaccgcagatttatttacatgaccatcgTTGCATCTAAGCCTACTGCGTAAGGAAAAATTGcagtgcctgcatcgacatcgggatggataccatcacatttgagtatgaggtgttctattgtttctatagatttaccacgcacagcacataagtcatcttcgttaaatttcttttcgtagcagcgcgttctaagacacccacACCTAGCTTCAAATAGTAGGACAGTGCCTCTCGAGTTGCCACAAAACACTtctttcctgatctgccttttcgaGTATCGATATTGTTCAACACTATGCGTCTTTTCCATCGAATTTATCATTTTTACCTTCCGCTTTTTAAAATGTCGTTTAATAATTTTTCTTCCTCAGTCCTCGTGTCTTGAAAACTCTCTGGTTAGCTTCCAAAAACTTTTCCACCAGTGAGAGTCAACGCTCTttttgtataggtatttaaataccttaggtGCCCACCTGTTATCTCCCAGTTTTCTTTAGTCGTTCTttatatagtattttactctcaGCTTCCCGTGCATCGAACGATGCcgagcccatatccccctgtactgcctagtttgtggttttcccgtgggcacctagtgctaatcttccaacagatctctgatttacttctaatcccgACTTAACTTCtacccttaagcacagaaccgcattcccgaaagtaagcgcTGACACCAAAAATCCTTTCCAAATACTCTCAGTACATCAGCGGTTTACTCCTGTTACttgtttatttttgtactaacgaGTAGTTCTGATTATAGTCCCACTTTTCCGTGGggtgtttctctattgcttcctctatgccggccgctatttgcgctatttgttcgtcatttaatttttgGTGTTCTATCTGCATTACTCGTTTGAGCAGTTCTGCCAACTGTACAccaatacgcttatgatcacttccgaggctgtacttcaCCTCTTCGTCTGTtttcattattgcgagcttgctatacatctgCTGTGACAtaaagcagtagtcaatggtcgcctgcctgttacgggattctcACGTTATTTGTCCCTGACATGCACTATTCCTCTTTTTACAATAAATAGGTTGCTTCGCTCGCAGAAGTCCCGTTACAATCTCTGTATTCATCctgatcctcgatgtggccattcatgtcacccagcagaataatatcggcgccttctccaaattgctttatatcgtcattgagacacttaactaggtCCTTGTTTTCTTgtctgcatttgtcccctgtccctaaataaactaatcctagccatgtcctttttaccggcaattgtacccgatacccagacatgttctttgcaagttggatTTATTCTTTGCCA
Coding sequences within it:
- the LOC144095562 gene encoding uncharacterized protein LOC144095562, whose protein sequence is MNFVVATPKPFFYSAVETGQNRHTAVYVAAEICKVIESLGSDKVVALVTDNASNMQAACSIVASKYEHITCIGCAAHGLNVLLNDLMKLKTLEDVHSTARQVIKYVKRTHIVAATLQEKQESIDGKGRSETLKLPSKTRWGGMVLSLQSLLRNKESLQQTVILSDLKVNKSVRETVLDEDAFWKSVQSCLLLITPIASAITSLESDNALLSDVPEAFHSIRIELAANLATSALTSEEQIRAKEMITRREKLCLRPVHIAANLLDARYRGRHLDDAQIADSFEWISQQAGHLSLDIGKLFSNVAEYRTSAGTWSRTGVWDSAKHVAPSTWWQGLCTNQPLTPLACRLLQIPPSSASCERNWSRFGNVHTRIRNRLSGERVRKLVYVQSNLAVDTTSIPASARSAASSDSDSESHMG